A region of Archocentrus centrarchus isolate MPI-CPG fArcCen1 unplaced genomic scaffold, fArcCen1 scaffold_33_ctg1, whole genome shotgun sequence DNA encodes the following proteins:
- the LOC115776554 gene encoding uncharacterized protein LOC115776554, producing the protein MMYDSSFSSNASASTILVDEIPCEKQKTENANNAVSAKKRVERVFQSKSGGVEVLQEYKTTETLSDATRRQMVNILVAHMIDKHGHRPAKAIREEYALGIVTLFPSLKDPYTQKGYEHFYDAASSTGYISWRLKTVQRKIQRGSLVPPSSSKDISCGSPNIQRNVVVERQLDGDACQEAISLLNHTTDRSPILQKMRETFEHHHKLIRDASGRTDILTMFPRFLDTKGLIDQDFSLLVNEETSSRLLQKWDVFFKSNVIKEAKCLTSTPQLRRLVQSAEIPQGDDQDKTSTYDQEMAPLLLLLHLLPPPPGGQKFPKISACDAVERLS; encoded by the exons ATGATG TATGACTCAAGCTTCAGCTCAAATGCATCAGCATCAACAATACTAGTGGATGAGATCCCATGCGAGAAGCAAAAAACTGAGAATGCTAATAATGCAGTGTCTGCTAAAAAG CGGGTTGAACGTGTCTTTCAAAGCAAGTCTGGTGGTGTAGAAGTTTTGCAGGAGTATAAAACAACAGAAACCCTAAGTGATGCCACAAGAAGACAAATGGTGAACATACTGGTGGCTCACATGATTGATAAACATGG GCACCGTCCTGCTAAAGCAATCAGAGAGGAGTATGCCCTTGGAATAGTGACACTCTTCCCATCCCTGAAAGATCCATACACCCAAAAAGGCTat gagCACTTTTATGATGCCGCAAGCAGCACAGGATACATTTCATGGCGTCTTAAAACAGTCCAAAGGAAGATTCAAAGAGGATCTCTTGTGCCACCAAGTAGCTCCAAAGACATTTCATGTGGCAGCCCAAATATCCAGAGAAATGTGGTTGTTGAAAGACAGCTTGATGGGGATGCCTGCCAGGAAGCCATATCCCTGCTTAACCACACCACAGACAGGTCCCCGATCCTTCAGAAGATGAGAGAGACTTTTGAGCACCATCACAAACTTATTAGAGATGCCAGCGGAAGAACTGATATTCTGACAATGTTCCCCAGGTTCCTGGACACAAAAGGATTG ATTGACCAAGACTTCAGTCTTCTGGTTAATGAAGAAACCTCCTCCAGACTGCTGCAGAAGTGGGATGTGTTCTTCAAATCAAATGTTATCAAGGAGGCTAAGTGTCTCACTTCAACACCTCAGTTGAGACGTTTGGTGCAGTCAGCGGAAATCCCTCAAGGAGATGACCAGGATAAGACATCTA CCTATGACCAAGAAATGGCCCCCTTGTTACTGCTCCTACATCTCCTTCCACCACCACCTGGAGGACAGAAGTTTCCAAAAATCAGTGCCTGTGATGCAGTTGAGAGACTTTCATAA
- the LOC115776556 gene encoding butyrophilin-like protein 8 encodes MLAALCCFLFVFASAEQETITAESGQNVTLTCRAPNSNNINTMEWHRPDLEPVYVLLFRDGHVDPDNQHPSFKDRVDLQDRQMKDGDVSVILKNVTVNDTGTYECHVFEIGAKQGKLLRGITLRVVPPGSGGAAGLIVSLPDFVLLLVLVAVGFVV; translated from the exons ATGTTGGCAGCactctgctgtttcctgtttgtcttcGCCTCTGCAG AGCAGGAAACCATCACAGCTGAGTCTGGACAGAACGTCACTCTGACATGTCGAGCtccaaacagcaacaacatcaaCACCATGGAGTGGCACAGACCTGACCTGGAGCCGGTGTATGTGCTTTTGTTCCGGGATGGACACGTTGATCCGGATAaccagcatccatcctttaaggaccgggtggatctgcaggacagacagatgaaggatggagacgtgtctgtgatCCTGAAGAACGTGACAGTTAATGACACTGGAACATACGAGTGTCACGTCTTTGAGATAGGAGCAAAGCAAGGGAAGCTCCTCAGAGGCATCACCCTGAGAGTtgttcctccag gttcAGGAGGAGCTGCTGGACTGATCGTCAGTCTGCCAGATTTcgttcttcttcttgttcttgttgCTGTTGGATTTGTGGTCTAG